The genomic window GCGCGCAAACACATTGGCTGGTATGTGCGCGAGTTGCCCGGTGGCGAGGCCTTTCGCGCGCAAATGAACACCTTGGACACCAGCGGCGCACAAGTGACCGCTGTGGAAGATTTTTTGGACGATTTAAACGACCACACGGACCGCATCCCTGCCCCAGGGTGGACGGCCGGAATCAGAGGAAGAGACAACACCATGGAAACTGCAACACCATGAGCAAGAAGCTCATCGAAGACTGCGTGCGCACCAGCCTGGAAGGCTACTTCAAAGACCTGCGCGGCACCGAACCCGGCGGCATGCACGACATGCTGGTGCGGGCGGTGGAAAAACCCCTGCTTGAAGTGGTCATGGCCCAGGCCGACCACAACCAGTCCAAGGCCGCCCAATGGCTGGGCCTGAACCGCAACACCCTGCGCAAAAAGCTGCTGGAACACCGGCTGATCGACTGACACATTCCCTTGCCTTGGTGCGGCAAGTTGCTGCCAGGCCTTCCCCCGATTTTTAACTCTGGCACGCTTCCCACACCATGCACAACGCACCCCAAACCGCGCTGATCTCCGTCTCCGACAAAACCGGCATCGTCGAACTGGCCCAGGCGTTACACGCGCAGGGCATCAAGCTCTTGTCCACCGGCGGCACTGCCAAACTGCTGGCCGACAAAGGCCTGCCGGTGACCGAAGTGGCCGAGATGACAGGCTTCCCCGAGATGCTGGACGGCCGCGTCAAGACCCTGCACCCCCGCGTGCATGGTGGCCTGCTGGCCCGCCGCGATGTGCCCGCGCACATGGCCGCGCTGGCCGAGCACCAGATCAACACCATCGACGTGTTGGTCGTCAACCTGTACCCGTTTGAGGCCACGGTGGCCAATGCCGGCTGCACCCTGGAAGACGCCATCGAGAACATCGACATCGGCGGCCCCGCCATGGTGCGCAGTGCCGCCAAGAACTGGAAAGACGTGGCCGTGTTGACCGATGCATCGCAATACGCCACGGTGATTGCCGAGCTGACGGCCCATGGCAAGGTGAGCGACAAGACCAAGCTGGGCCTGTCGATTGCCGCCTTCAACCGCATCAGCCAGTACGACGGTGCCATCAGCGACTACCTGTCGGCCATCCAGATTGGTGAGACGGTGCCCGCAGGCGATGCCTCCCCCAAGCTGGACCTGTTTGCCGGCCAGTCCAATGGCCGCTTCATCAAGGTGCAGGATTTGCGCTACGGCGAAAACAGCCACCAGCAGGCCGCGCTGTACCGTGACCTGCACCCTGCGCCAGGCTCGCTGGTCACCGCCAAGCAGCTGCAGGGCAAGGAACTGAGCTACAACAATATTGCCGACGCTGACGCGGCCTGGGAATGTGTGAAGAGCTTCATAGGCACGCCGGCCTGCGTCATCGTCAAACACGCCAACCCCTGCGGCGTGGCTGTAGGCGCCAATGCGCTGGAGTCCTATAACAAGGCCTTCCAGACCGACCCCACCTCCGCCTTCGGCGGCATCATCGCGCTGAACTGCGTGCTGGACGAAGCCGCAGCCCAGCAGATCGCCAAACAGTTTGTCGAAGTGCTGATGGCCCCCAGCTTCACGCCCGCGGCCTTGGAAGTCTTCAAGACCAAGGTCAATGTGCGTATCCTGCAAATCGACTTGCCCAAGGGTGGTGCCGCTGATTGGGACAACGGCCGCAACGCCATCGACATGAAGCGCATAGGCTCCGGCATCCTGCTGCAAACGGCGGACAACCACGAGCTGGCCCTGAGTGACCTGAAGGTCGTCACCACCAAACAACCCACGGCCGAAGAGCTGAACGACCTGCTGTTCGCGTGGAAGGTGGCCAAATACGTCAAGTCCAACGCCATCGTTTTCTGCAAGGGCGGCATGACCATGGGTGTGGGCGCCGGCCAGATGAGCCGCCTGGACTCGGCCCGTATTGCCTCCATCAAAGCCGGTCACGCCAATCTGTCCTTGGCCGGCACGGTCGTCGCCAGCGACGCCTTCTTCCCGTTCCGCGATGGCTTGGACGTAGTGGTGGACCACGGCGCCACCTGCATCATCCAGCCCGGAGGCTCCATGCGTGACCAGGAAGTGATTGACGCCGCCAACGAGCGTGGTGTGTCCATGGTGTTCAGCGGCGTGCGCCACTTCCGGCACTGAGATAGTGCGGCCTGGCTCCGCCTTGCGGTGAACAGGCCCTGTGGCCGGTCCAAGCTAGGGGTGTATGCACAAATAGTGTGCTAGCCCCCGTGTACCATGCCTGGGTAGCTATACCTTTTGTAGCGAATTCTTTGACGGAACGTTGGCTGGTTTTGTTCTATCGCCATTTCAAGGTGGTAGCATGGCCCATTCCAACCCGCTTTCCATCAACAGAGAGGTGTAAACATGGCTGCTCCCGACATCGGTACGTGCGTTTCTGCTGGCATCAACGGTCTGAAGAAGGACCCGCTCACCCACATCGTGACCTCGCTGTTGATCGGTATCGTGGGCGGTGCAACGGCCGGTCTGCTGACCGGCCCGATGATGGTGGGTTATATGCGCATGATCAAACGCGAAGACGAGGGCCACAAGGCCGAGATCGCGGATGTGTTCAAGGGTTTTGACGACTTTGTGCCAGGACTCTTGGCGGTGCTGTTGTCCAGCATCATTGTGGGCATCGGTTTCATGTTGTGTTTTATTCCTGGCCTGCTGATCATGGCCCTGGTGCCGGTCGCAACCTATCTGGTGGCTGTGGGCGAGAAGGACGGCATCAAGGCCATCTCGCGTGCCTGGGACGCGGTCAAGGCCAACCTGCTGAGCGCGTTTTTCTGCGGCCTGATTCTGGCCATCGTCGGTTCCCTGGGCGCCCTGCTGTGCGGTATCGGCATCATCCTCACGCTGCCCATCGCTTTCATCGGCAGCTACCACATGGCCAAACAAATGACCGACGGCGGCGACCCGCCTGTCGCCATTACCCTTGCCTGATCCTGCCAACACCAGTCCTGATCTGCTCAGCCCGCCGGAGCGCCAATGGCGTTCCGCGCTGACACTGGGCTGGCCGCTGGCCCTGCTGGGTGCACCCCTGGTGCTGTCGCTGGGTGATGTGCCCCTGTGCGGTTTTCAGCATGTCACCGGCTTGCCCTGTCCGCTGTGCGGTGGGACACGGGCTTGTGCCGCCTTGGCGGATGGCAATTTCATCGTGGCCTGGCAGCTCAACCCTGGGCTGATGGTGCTGCTGGCGCTGGCGGCGGCGCATTCGCTGCAACTGGGTGTTGAAGCCTGGACCGGGCGGCGCGTACAGCGTTGGCGGATTGGGGTTGGTGCCTGGCGGGCTGGAATTGTTTTGCTGCTGGTTGGTTGGGCGTTGCGCCTGTTGGGATGGCTCTAAGTTCGATCCATCTTTAGCACTTTGGCGACGTCTGTGGTTGCAGAGTTCGGGCTAATGGCCCCTGCCTCATGGTGTCAAACGCCCACAAATCGGCAGGGGCCATTAGCCCAAACTCTGCGGGTGACCGTGTGGGGCCGGGTGAGGTTTGGATCCGGTATCGCCGCCCGCCGTGCACGATACGCCCCGCAAACAGGGCTACTCCAGCAAAGCCTCTAAGCGGAAAGTGCCGATAGCCACCGAAGAATGGACTTGAGTAGCTAGAAAAGTTATAGCAACTTAAAGACCACTTCGGCCATCTCAATGGTCTCCGCCAGATCCGCATCCGTGTGCGCCGCGCTGACAAAACCCGCTTCGTACAAGGCCGGTGCAAAGTACACACCGCGCTCCAGCATGCCGTGGAACAGCGTGTTGAACCGCTTGTTGTCCGTGGTCATCACCTTGGCATAGTTCTGCGGCAGCGTGTCGAACAAGAAGAAACCAAACATGCCACCCTCGCTGTCCACGCTGAACGGCACACCCGCCTTGTCGGCCGCGCCCTTCAGTCCGGTCATCAGCTTCTGCGTCTTGGCGCCCAACGCCTCGTAGAAACCGGGCTTGCGGATCTCGCGCAGCGTGACCAAGCCGCAGGCGGTGGCTACTGGGTTGCCGGACAGGGTGCCGGCCTGGTAGACCGGGCCCAGCGGCGCCAGCATTTCCATGACGGCGCGTTTGCCACCAAAGGCCGCTAGCGGCATCCCGCCGCCAATGACCTTGCCCAGCACCGTGATGTCTGGCGCAAAGCCGGGAATGGACTTGGCATAAACGCCTTGCGCGCTGCCCAGTCCCACGCGGAATCCGGTCATCACCTCGTCGAACACAAACAGCGCGCCGTGCTGCGTGCACAGCTCGCGGCAGCGCTGCATGAAAGGCACTGAGGCGCGCACAAAATTCATGTTGCCGGCAATCGGCTCGATCATCAGGCAGGCCAACTCCGGCCCGTGCAGTGCAAAGGCTTCTTCCAGTTGCGGGATGTTGTTGTACTCCAGCACCAGCGTGTGCTGCACCACCTCGGCCGGCACGCCGGCGCTGGTGGGGTTGCCAAAGGTGGCCAGGCCCGAGCCGGCCTTGACCAAGAGTGCGTCGGCGTGGCCGTGGTAGCAACCTTCAAACTTCAAAATCTTGCTGCGACCGGTGGCGCCGCGGGCCAGGCGGATGGCGCTCATGCCGGCTTCGGTGCCGCTGCTGACCAGGCGCACCATGTCCATGCTGGGCACCAGGCCCAGGATTTCTTCGGCCAGTTCTACCTCGCGCTCGGTTGGGGCGCCAAACGAAAAACCGTCCAGCGCCGCCTTTTGCACGGCTTCGACCACGGCGGGGTGGCCGTGACCCAAAATCATCGGTCCCCAGGAACCTATGTAATCTATATAGCGCTGGCCATTGGCGTCCCAGAAGTGGGCACCCTGGGCGCGGGACACAAAACGGGGTGTACCACCCACGGCCTTGAAGGCGCGCACCGGGGAGTTGACGCCGCCGGGGATGACTTTTTGGGCGCGTTGGAAGAGTTGCAGGTTGCGGTCAGTGTCGGGTGTCATTGGGCGAGATTTCAAAAGAGGATTCTTCGGGCTCCAGATCGTCGGTTTCCGGGTGGGCCCAGAACAGGCGGTCGGGCAACACATTGCCCATGCCGGGCCTAAAACCGCTTTCCAGGCAACGGTCCAGGTAACTCAGGGCTTCGGTGGCCGCCTCGGTCAGTTCGGTTTCGCTGGCAATCAGGGCCGCCAGCGCGGCCGACAAAGTGTCACCCGCACCGGCAAATACGGCTTCGAAACGTTCAAACTTGTTGCTGCACAACACGGCGGTGGGGCTGCTCAGCACGTTGTCAATGAACTGGTCGGGCAACGGAATGCCGGTCACCAGGGTGTAGGGCACACCAAAGGCGTCGGCGGCGCGTGCGATGTCGCGGGCGGTTGGGCTTCGCTCGGAACTCCAGTCCGGCAGCAGCCATCGGCACAGGGTGCTGTGGTTTCCAACCAACACGGTAGTCAGTGGCAAAAGCAGCTCGTTGAAGGCGTCCTGGTACAGGTCGATCTGGTCTTCCTGCCACCAGGACAGGTCGGGCATATAGGCCACCAGAGGGATGTCGGAGTAGTCGGACGCTAGCTCGGCAATGGCGCTCAGGTTCTCGGGCGAGCCGACAAATCCGACCTTGATGACCTGCACCGGCACGTCTTCGAGGATGGCGCGGGCCTGTTCGGTAACGGCCTCGTCGTCCATGCAAAAGTGGTCGTATACCTCTGCCGTATCCCGGGCATAGGCGCCCGTGATGACGGGCAGGGCGTGGGCGCCGACCGAGGCAATGGCTGTGATGTCGGCGGTGATGCCTCCAGCGCCACTGGGGTCGTTGGCATTAAAAACCATGACACAGGCGCCCGGTCCGTCGTCTTCGGTTTCGATCTCTGGGCTATGGTCTGGGAGTGCCGTCATGTGGTGTCCTGTCTTAGGGTTTGTCAGCAGACAGAATGGCGGGGTTTGGGCGGGCGGCAGGCGTTTTGCCAATGCTGCTTCTATACAATCCTTGCATTCTATTCCAAGGCCCTTTAAGCTGTGAGCGATACTAAAACGTGGATGTGCCTGATATGCGGCTGGATTTATGACGAGGCGGCTGGCGCCCCCGATCATGGACTCGCTCCCGGTACCCATTGGGCCGATGTGCCCATGAACTGGACCTGTCCGGAGTGTGGTGCGCGCAAGGAAGATTTTGAAATGGTTCAGATTTGAGATTGTTCAACGCGAGAACGAACGTACCATGTCTCTGAACATCCACACATAAAACATAACCAGGAGCAACGCCTTTTGAGTAACGCAGCATCCACTGTCAGAGTTCTGGTTATTGATGACAGCAACACCATTCGCCGCAGTGCGGAAATTTTCCTCAAGCAGGGCGGTCACGATGTGATGCTGGCGGAGGACGGGTTCGACGCGCTGGCCAAGGTGAATGACTACCAGCCGCAACTCATTTTTTGCGACATTCTGATGCCCCGCCTGGATGGTTACCAGACCTGCGCCATCATCAAGCGCAACCAGAAGTACTCGGGTGTTCCGGTGGTGATGTTATCGTCCAAGGACGGAGTTTTTGACAAGGCCCGGGGGCGCATGGTTGGAGCGCAGGATTATTTAACCAAACCTTTTACTAAAGATCAGTTGTTGCAGGCGGTGCGGCAATTTGGGACCGTTATGCAAGGAGCAAATTGATGGCAATACATAAAGTACTAATCGTTGACGATTCAAAAACCGAGATCATGTTTCTGACGGATCTGCTGCAAAAAAACGGCTACACCGTTCGCTCGGCAGAAAACGCGGATGAGGCGTTCAAGCGCCTGACCGAAGAGAAGCCCGACCTGATCCTGATGGATGTGGTGATGCCTGGCCAGAATGGTTTCCAGCTGACACGGGCCATCAACCGTACGCCCGAGTACACCGACATCCCGATTTTTATCTGCACCAGCAAAAATTTGGAGACCGACCGGGTATGGGGCATGCGCCAGGGCGCGCGTGACTACATCACCAAGCCGGTGGATGCCGCCGAGTTGTTCGCCAAGATCAAAGCACTGGGTTGATTTCGCTGTCCCATGGCAAATCGCGAAGCACTTAGAGAACTCCAGTCACGGCTTGCCAGCCGTTTGCAGGCAGCGCGCACCGAAGGTATGTCGGTGGCTTGGCTTGCCCTGCGGGTGGGTGGTAAGAACCTCTTGTTCCCCCTGGGTCAGTCGGGCGAAATATTCCCGCTGGCCAATTTGCAGCCGGTGCCCTATGCCCGCGACTGGTTTCGCGGCGTGATCAATATCCGCGGCGGCTTGTACGGCGTGGTGGATCTGGCGGCCTTCATCGCAAGCGACACGGGGACTGTTCGCGCCGAACCTCCTTCGCAGGACTTGAGCGTGGTGACCCTGAATCTCGCACTTGAGGTTAATTGTGCTTTGCAGGTCGACGGGCTCCTGGGTCTTCGGGGGGGCGATGCCTTTGCCTCGTCGTCACCGGCAGACCCCGGTGCGCCGGCCTACTATGGAAACCAATTCATTGACTCCGCTGGCGAGCAATGGCAAGAAATCGATCTGCGTATCTTGTCCCAAACCCCTCAATTTTTGAGTATCAGCGCTTAGACCCCTCCGTAAGGCTTCACCATGTCCGTCGTCGATAAATTAAAAAACATTTTCACCAAAAAACCATCGGAGTCCGAGTTGGATTCACGCCTGAGTCTTGCCATGCCGGAAGACCTGGTGTCGAGCGCGGCGGGCGGTGAAACGGTGCAGGAAGACGAGGCTCCTATGGGGCTCAGGCTGGGTGCGGCGCCCATGAAAGAGGCGGTCGAAGAGGTTGCTGCGCCAAAGGCGGATGCAGGGGATCTGGTGTCTATCCCCGGACTCGGTAGCCGAACGGTTGTCCAGCAGCAGCGGACCCTCTTCACCATGTTGGGTGTTGCCCTGTTGGTCTTGGGTGGTGTGACCTTTTATGCGCTGAACCAGTCGGACAAGGTTGCCAAGCAGTTGGGTGCGACCGGTCAGGCGCTGATGCAGTCGCAGCGGCTCGCCAAGTCGGTGTCGCAGGCGGTGGTGGGTAGTGCCCAGGCCTTCCCTGACGTGTCTGACAGCGCAGGTGTTCTGTCCAAGACCACACGGGGTTTGCAAGACGGCGACGCTGAGTTGCAGTTGAAGCCTTTGGGTGACGCCTACGCGCGTGATCTGGAAAAGATCATGCCCTTGGTGGACCGCGCCGAGAAGAGTGCCAAGGCGGTTATGGGGCAGCAAAAAATCCTGACCCAGATTGGTTCTGCGCTGCGCCTGATTAACCGCCAGTCTTCCGATTTGCTGGAAATTGCCGAAGCCATCCTGGCGATGAAGCTGCAACAAAATGCGTCATCGGTTGAGATCTCCGCCGTTGGTCAGATGGTGATGTTGACCCAGCGGATTGGTAAGTCTTCCAATGAGTTCTTGACCGCAGAAGGCGTGAGCCCGGAAGCCGTTTTCTTGCTGGGTAAAGATTTGAACACGTTCAAGGAAATTTCCCAGGGCCTGTTGTCCGGCAGCCAGGAGTTGCGCCTGGTCGCATCCAAGGACGCCAACACTCGTGAGCAGCTTGAGCTTCTGATCAAGACGTACGAAGAGACGCGGGTTCAGGCCAGCGCGATTCTGGGTAACTTGCAGGGTCTGGTATCAGCCCGTGAAGCGCAAGACGCCATTATTGCGGACAGTGAACCGTTGCGCCGCAACCTGGAAGAGGTGCAGGCCACGCTGTCGACCCAGACGGGTATTGGCGGAGTCGCTCTGGCGGTGTTAATCTTGGCAGCTGTTTTTGCCTTGGTGTGTGCGGGTGGTTTGTCCTATGTGCAGTTGCAAGACAGCCGCCGCCGCCAGGTGGTCGCGGAAGACCAGCGTCTGGAAGCCGAGCGCCAGGAGCACGAAGCCAAACGCGTCAATGACGCCAACCAGGCCGCCATTTTGCGTTTGATGAACGAATTGCAGACAGTGGCGGAGGGCGACTTGACCCAGGAAGCCACGGTGACCGAAGACATTACCGGCGCGATTGCCGACTCGGTGAACTACACGGTG from Rhodoferax sp. AJA081-3 includes these protein-coding regions:
- a CDS encoding PleD family two-component system response regulator gives rise to the protein MAIHKVLIVDDSKTEIMFLTDLLQKNGYTVRSAENADEAFKRLTEEKPDLILMDVVMPGQNGFQLTRAINRTPEYTDIPIFICTSKNLETDRVWGMRQGARDYITKPVDAAELFAKIKALG
- a CDS encoding helix-turn-helix domain-containing protein, whose amino-acid sequence is MSKKLIEDCVRTSLEGYFKDLRGTEPGGMHDMLVRAVEKPLLEVVMAQADHNQSKAAQWLGLNRNTLRKKLLEHRLID
- a CDS encoding DUF2752 domain-containing protein, producing MPDPANTSPDLLSPPERQWRSALTLGWPLALLGAPLVLSLGDVPLCGFQHVTGLPCPLCGGTRACAALADGNFIVAWQLNPGLMVLLALAAAHSLQLGVEAWTGRRVQRWRIGVGAWRAGIVLLLVGWALRLLGWL
- a CDS encoding rubredoxin, with amino-acid sequence MCLICGWIYDEAAGAPDHGLAPGTHWADVPMNWTCPECGARKEDFEMVQI
- a CDS encoding bifunctional hydroxymethylpyrimidine kinase/phosphomethylpyrimidine kinase; translation: MTALPDHSPEIETEDDGPGACVMVFNANDPSGAGGITADITAIASVGAHALPVITGAYARDTAEVYDHFCMDDEAVTEQARAILEDVPVQVIKVGFVGSPENLSAIAELASDYSDIPLVAYMPDLSWWQEDQIDLYQDAFNELLLPLTTVLVGNHSTLCRWLLPDWSSERSPTARDIARAADAFGVPYTLVTGIPLPDQFIDNVLSSPTAVLCSNKFERFEAVFAGAGDTLSAALAALIASETELTEAATEALSYLDRCLESGFRPGMGNVLPDRLFWAHPETDDLEPEESSFEISPNDTRH
- a CDS encoding methyl-accepting chemotaxis protein, producing MSVVDKLKNIFTKKPSESELDSRLSLAMPEDLVSSAAGGETVQEDEAPMGLRLGAAPMKEAVEEVAAPKADAGDLVSIPGLGSRTVVQQQRTLFTMLGVALLVLGGVTFYALNQSDKVAKQLGATGQALMQSQRLAKSVSQAVVGSAQAFPDVSDSAGVLSKTTRGLQDGDAELQLKPLGDAYARDLEKIMPLVDRAEKSAKAVMGQQKILTQIGSALRLINRQSSDLLEIAEAILAMKLQQNASSVEISAVGQMVMLTQRIGKSSNEFLTAEGVSPEAVFLLGKDLNTFKEISQGLLSGSQELRLVASKDANTREQLELLIKTYEETRVQASAILGNLQGLVSAREAQDAIIADSEPLRRNLEEVQATLSTQTGIGGVALAVLILAAVFALVCAGGLSYVQLQDSRRRQVVAEDQRLEAERQEHEAKRVNDANQAAILRLMNELQTVAEGDLTQEATVTEDITGAIADSVNYTVEELRSLVSNVQNTAARVAQTTSDVDATSTELLAASNEQLHEIRETGRSVVDMAGRINEVSTQAQESATVARQSLLAAESGLKAVQDAIGGMNSIRDQIQETSKRIKRLGESSQEIGEITELISDITEQTNVLALNAAIQAASAGEAGRGFSVVAEEVQRLAERSADATRQISALVKAIQTDTQDAIGAMERSTQGVVEGAKLSDNAGTALTEIDRVSRQVADLIEQISNSASREAGLANVVAENIQHIFAVTEQTGEGTRVTATQVRELSRMAEELRQSVSRFKIS
- a CDS encoding chemotaxis protein CheW, translated to MANREALRELQSRLASRLQAARTEGMSVAWLALRVGGKNLLFPLGQSGEIFPLANLQPVPYARDWFRGVINIRGGLYGVVDLAAFIASDTGTVRAEPPSQDLSVVTLNLALEVNCALQVDGLLGLRGGDAFASSSPADPGAPAYYGNQFIDSAGEQWQEIDLRILSQTPQFLSISA
- the purH gene encoding bifunctional phosphoribosylaminoimidazolecarboxamide formyltransferase/IMP cyclohydrolase, which codes for MHNAPQTALISVSDKTGIVELAQALHAQGIKLLSTGGTAKLLADKGLPVTEVAEMTGFPEMLDGRVKTLHPRVHGGLLARRDVPAHMAALAEHQINTIDVLVVNLYPFEATVANAGCTLEDAIENIDIGGPAMVRSAAKNWKDVAVLTDASQYATVIAELTAHGKVSDKTKLGLSIAAFNRISQYDGAISDYLSAIQIGETVPAGDASPKLDLFAGQSNGRFIKVQDLRYGENSHQQAALYRDLHPAPGSLVTAKQLQGKELSYNNIADADAAWECVKSFIGTPACVIVKHANPCGVAVGANALESYNKAFQTDPTSAFGGIIALNCVLDEAAAQQIAKQFVEVLMAPSFTPAALEVFKTKVNVRILQIDLPKGGAADWDNGRNAIDMKRIGSGILLQTADNHELALSDLKVVTTKQPTAEELNDLLFAWKVAKYVKSNAIVFCKGGMTMGVGAGQMSRLDSARIASIKAGHANLSLAGTVVASDAFFPFRDGLDVVVDHGATCIIQPGGSMRDQEVIDAANERGVSMVFSGVRHFRH
- a CDS encoding PleD family two-component system response regulator; translation: MSNAASTVRVLVIDDSNTIRRSAEIFLKQGGHDVMLAEDGFDALAKVNDYQPQLIFCDILMPRLDGYQTCAIIKRNQKYSGVPVVMLSSKDGVFDKARGRMVGAQDYLTKPFTKDQLLQAVRQFGTVMQGAN
- the hemL gene encoding glutamate-1-semialdehyde 2,1-aminomutase, with translation MTPDTDRNLQLFQRAQKVIPGGVNSPVRAFKAVGGTPRFVSRAQGAHFWDANGQRYIDYIGSWGPMILGHGHPAVVEAVQKAALDGFSFGAPTEREVELAEEILGLVPSMDMVRLVSSGTEAGMSAIRLARGATGRSKILKFEGCYHGHADALLVKAGSGLATFGNPTSAGVPAEVVQHTLVLEYNNIPQLEEAFALHGPELACLMIEPIAGNMNFVRASVPFMQRCRELCTQHGALFVFDEVMTGFRVGLGSAQGVYAKSIPGFAPDITVLGKVIGGGMPLAAFGGKRAVMEMLAPLGPVYQAGTLSGNPVATACGLVTLREIRKPGFYEALGAKTQKLMTGLKGAADKAGVPFSVDSEGGMFGFFLFDTLPQNYAKVMTTDNKRFNTLFHGMLERGVYFAPALYEAGFVSAAHTDADLAETIEMAEVVFKLL